The Saccharomyces eubayanus strain FM1318 chromosome IV, whole genome shotgun sequence genome contains the following window.
AACGATAAATGCTTCCAGAGAAGTACCCCTCGATGACCTTGGCTTTGCGCAAACGATCTTGTCAAATAAATAACCTAATTGGGAGTATAACATATCTATATCACGGCCTCTGAAGATCTTCGCTACGAATACTCcgcctttttttaaaatgcATGTGGTAAGTTGTAGAGCACTCATGATCAATTGCTGTTGAACATATTCATCAAGATCGTGCAATCCAGTCACATCAGGGGCACCGTCACTGCAAACAAAATCAGCTTTTTCATTACCAAATAAGTCCAAGATTCTAGCCAATGTTTTAGGGTGGGTGATATCGGCTTGTAAAGTTGTCACATGAGGTATAGGAGACATTGGCTGTAAATCAACGGcaactatttttttctcctcgCTATCTGTATCAATATTCTCATCAAATAGTTTCCTAGAGAGAACTTGTGACCATGAGCCCGGTGCAGCACATAGATCTACaactcttttcaaattcggatcatccaagaaatgaaattgatcGTTGAGTTGTAGTAGTTTGAAGGCAGATCTAGCCCTATaaccttgttcttttgcCTTTCTGTAATATAAATCTCTCTTGTCTTTACTGCCTTTACCCATCTTAAATGCcgttatattttttggtcCGTTTTGTGGTCACCAGCTGTTGTATTATTGTTGGTGTTTAAAAGCATCgcataaaatttttcaactcgCGATAGTTATCGTTAGCGCAAAATAATAGTGAACATAATAAAAGTCAACAATAACAGTTTTTACATCGTTTCTAAT
Protein-coding sequences here:
- the TRM7 gene encoding tRNA methyltransferase TRM7, whose product is MGKGSKDKRDLYYRKAKEQGYRARSAFKLLQLNDQFHFLDDPNLKRVVDLCAAPGSWSQVLSRKLFDENIDTDSEEKKIVAVDLQPMSPIPHVTTLQADITHPKTLARILDLFGNEKADFVCSDGAPDVTGLHDLDEYVQQQLIMSALQLTTCILKKGGVFVAKIFRGRDIDMLYSQLGYLFDKIVCAKPRSSRGTSLEAFIVCLGYNPPSSWIPKLDVNTSVDEFFQGCSFNRLVISDKLSHWNEEERSIAEFMACGSLESFDSDATYHDLPSSIANTISSLDPVQGPTNPPYKKALELKRSGKLTRSV